Proteins from a single region of Mesorhizobium sp. B1-1-8:
- a CDS encoding SDR family NAD(P)-dependent oxidoreductase: MDYRAQFDLAGEVAVVTGGASGIGFETAKALGTCGASVVLLDMNANGLKAAAEALEAAGVASVDGRVLDVTDPQAVEAMAAGIVADFGKVDILVNSAGIARLNTALDTSDEEWRLVMDVNVNGVYWGSRAFGRSMVARKKGSIVNLGSMSGLIINRPQTAPSYMVSKGAVHMMTKALAVEWAKSGVRVNALAPGYVGTEMTLKMRERPELFNTWIDMTPMGRLGEPQEIASAILFLASPASSYVTGAILSIDGGYTAC, encoded by the coding sequence ATGGATTACCGGGCGCAATTCGATCTGGCGGGCGAGGTAGCCGTCGTCACCGGCGGCGCCAGCGGCATCGGCTTCGAGACCGCCAAGGCGCTAGGCACTTGCGGCGCGAGCGTCGTTCTTCTCGACATGAATGCGAATGGGTTGAAAGCTGCCGCCGAGGCGCTTGAGGCAGCGGGAGTGGCAAGCGTCGACGGTCGCGTGCTCGACGTCACGGATCCGCAAGCTGTCGAGGCGATGGCCGCCGGAATCGTCGCCGACTTCGGCAAGGTCGATATCCTGGTCAACAGCGCCGGCATCGCCCGCCTCAACACTGCGCTCGACACGTCGGATGAAGAATGGCGCCTGGTGATGGATGTCAACGTCAACGGCGTCTACTGGGGTTCGCGTGCCTTCGGCCGGTCCATGGTCGCCCGCAAGAAGGGCTCGATCGTCAATCTCGGCTCGATGTCGGGCCTGATCATCAACCGTCCGCAGACGGCTCCGTCCTACATGGTGAGCAAGGGCGCCGTGCACATGATGACGAAGGCGCTTGCCGTCGAATGGGCAAAGTCGGGCGTGCGTGTCAACGCCCTGGCGCCGGGCTATGTCGGCACCGAGATGACGCTGAAGATGCGCGAGCGTCCCGAACTCTTCAACACCTGGATCGACATGACGCCGATGGGTCGGCTGGGCGAGCCGCAGGAGATCGCTTCGGCGATCCTGTTTCTGGCGTCACCCGCCTCCAGCTACGTCACGGGCGCGATCCTATCGATTGATGGCGGCTACACGGCCTGCTGA
- a CDS encoding ABC transporter permease, with amino-acid sequence MSATVLHTEVGVSDEKQAAAKSAGRRFGALVVRLGAITAFAAIMAYFAIFAPGFTSTFNLINVVEQSAILGVLAYGMTAVIIGGGSDVTEGGIDLSIAANMGLCAAVYATLLSMGYGDSLSVLAAIAIGMAVGALNALAVVGLGILPLLATLAVLNVAAGMELTLTQNTVVGASSPLLGFLVSGTFLGISALAWALIVFSAIMVAIIHGTAFGLRLYAVGGHPEAARAAGLSVPFYVSFTYVLSGFCAAVAAILTVSRLSASTPGSGELLLSVLAAALLGTVFSRRFVPTMGGTLLSVLFIGLLANGFQLLNVSSYWVNGVQGALILLVVAITSFARGSEGSR; translated from the coding sequence ATGAGCGCGACTGTTCTCCACACCGAAGTCGGTGTTTCCGACGAAAAACAAGCCGCTGCCAAGAGCGCCGGCCGGCGCTTTGGCGCCCTGGTCGTGCGGCTTGGCGCGATCACCGCCTTCGCCGCGATCATGGCCTATTTCGCCATCTTCGCGCCGGGCTTCACCTCGACCTTCAACCTGATCAACGTCGTCGAGCAGTCGGCGATCCTGGGCGTGCTCGCCTATGGCATGACGGCCGTCATCATCGGCGGCGGCTCCGATGTTACCGAAGGCGGCATCGACCTGTCGATCGCCGCCAATATGGGGCTTTGCGCCGCCGTCTACGCGACGCTCTTGTCGATGGGCTATGGCGACTCCCTCTCGGTGCTCGCAGCCATCGCCATCGGCATGGCGGTCGGCGCGCTGAACGCTCTGGCCGTGGTCGGCCTCGGCATCCTGCCGCTGCTCGCAACGCTTGCCGTGCTCAATGTCGCGGCCGGCATGGAACTTACGCTCACCCAGAACACGGTCGTCGGCGCATCCTCCCCGCTGCTCGGCTTTCTGGTCTCTGGGACCTTCCTCGGCATCTCCGCGCTTGCCTGGGCGCTGATCGTTTTCTCGGCGATCATGGTCGCCATCATTCACGGCACCGCGTTCGGGCTGCGGCTTTACGCCGTCGGCGGTCATCCCGAGGCCGCACGCGCGGCTGGCCTCAGCGTCCCGTTCTACGTGTCCTTCACCTATGTGCTGAGCGGCTTCTGCGCGGCTGTGGCGGCGATCCTCACTGTCTCGCGCCTGTCGGCCAGCACGCCCGGCTCCGGCGAGCTGCTTCTGTCGGTGCTGGCCGCGGCCCTGCTCGGCACTGTCTTTTCGCGCCGCTTCGTGCCGACCATGGGCGGCACACTGCTCAGCGTGCTGTTCATCGGCCTTCTCGCCAACGGCTTTCAGCTGCTCAACGTCTCCAGCTACTGGGTCAACGGCGTGCAGGGCGCGCTAATCCTTCTGGTGGTGGCCATTACGTCCTTTGCCCGCGGTTCGGAGGGTTCGCGATGA
- a CDS encoding sugar ABC transporter substrate-binding protein has product MKGLVGALAWGLAAACSLAAVSSATAEELSLKGKRIGVSAIGTDHYWDLMAFRGIQDRVKELGGEVIALDAGRKDQQQIAQLQTLIAQKPDAIVEQLGNLEVLNPWLQKIRDAGIPLFTVDTATPHAINNTTSNNYNIGAEIALQMVADMGGKGNVLVFNGFYSVPVCKIRYDQLKYVLTSFPGVKIVEPELRDVIPNTVQSAYSNVTDMLTKSPEKGSIGAVWACWDVPQIGATQAVEAAGRNEVKTYGIDGSPEVIKMVMDPKSSAGAVAAQQPYEIGKTSVDNAAKYLAGEKVPPFTFVPSVLINKENAAERGKPFLDAAEKAGVK; this is encoded by the coding sequence ATGAAAGGCCTCGTCGGCGCGCTCGCTTGGGGGTTGGCGGCGGCTTGCAGCCTTGCCGCCGTCTCCAGCGCGACCGCCGAGGAACTGTCGCTCAAGGGCAAGCGCATCGGCGTCTCGGCAATAGGCACCGACCATTATTGGGACCTGATGGCGTTCCGCGGCATCCAGGACCGCGTCAAGGAACTCGGCGGCGAGGTCATCGCGCTCGATGCCGGCCGCAAGGACCAGCAGCAGATCGCACAGCTGCAGACGCTGATCGCCCAGAAGCCGGACGCCATTGTCGAGCAACTCGGCAACCTCGAAGTGCTGAACCCGTGGCTACAGAAGATCCGCGATGCCGGCATCCCGCTGTTCACGGTCGACACCGCGACGCCGCACGCCATCAACAACACCACCTCCAACAACTACAACATCGGCGCCGAGATCGCTCTGCAGATGGTCGCCGACATGGGTGGCAAGGGTAATGTGCTGGTCTTCAACGGCTTCTACAGCGTGCCGGTCTGCAAGATCCGCTACGACCAGCTGAAATATGTGCTGACCTCGTTCCCGGGTGTGAAGATCGTCGAGCCGGAACTGCGCGACGTTATCCCGAACACGGTGCAGAGCGCCTATTCCAACGTCACCGACATGCTCACCAAGTCGCCCGAGAAGGGCTCGATCGGCGCAGTCTGGGCCTGCTGGGACGTGCCGCAGATCGGCGCCACGCAGGCGGTCGAGGCCGCCGGCCGCAACGAGGTCAAGACCTACGGCATCGACGGCAGCCCGGAAGTCATCAAGATGGTGATGGACCCGAAGTCGTCGGCCGGCGCGGTCGCGGCGCAGCAGCCCTATGAGATCGGCAAGACCTCGGTCGACAACGCCGCCAAGTATCTGGCCGGTGAGAAGGTGCCGCCTTTCACTTTCGTGCCTTCGGTGCTGATCAACAAGGAAAATGCGGCCGAAAGAGGAAAGCCGTTCCTCGACGCCGCCGAGAAGGCTGGCGTTAAATAA
- a CDS encoding SDR family oxidoreductase: MTNISGKVALVTGASSGIGAATALKLAKAGARVGIAARRTDKLEALKSEIVSMGGEALMIAMDVVDAASVEAGVKKLADAFGSIDILVNNAGLMPLSDVDQFKTNEWHRMVDVNVKGLLNVTAAVLPQMIGQHSGHIFNMSSIAGRKVFKGLSVYCATKHAVAAFSDGLRMEIGQKHNIRVTCIQPGAVATELYDHITDARYRQQMDDLAKQMTFLQGSDIGDTIVFAAQAPAHVNVAELFVLPVEQGW, translated from the coding sequence ATGACGAACATTTCTGGAAAAGTCGCACTGGTCACCGGTGCTTCGAGCGGCATCGGCGCCGCCACTGCCTTGAAGCTTGCCAAGGCCGGCGCCAGGGTCGGTATCGCGGCGCGGCGAACAGACAAGCTCGAAGCACTCAAAAGCGAGATCGTTTCGATGGGCGGTGAGGCTCTGATGATCGCGATGGACGTGGTCGATGCCGCCTCGGTCGAAGCCGGCGTGAAAAAGCTGGCCGACGCCTTCGGTTCCATTGACATTCTCGTCAACAATGCCGGGCTGATGCCACTTTCTGACGTTGATCAGTTCAAGACCAACGAATGGCACCGCATGGTCGATGTCAACGTGAAGGGCCTGTTGAACGTCACCGCCGCCGTCCTGCCGCAGATGATCGGGCAGCATTCTGGTCATATCTTCAATATGTCCTCGATCGCTGGTCGCAAGGTCTTCAAGGGGCTGTCGGTCTATTGTGCGACCAAGCACGCCGTAGCCGCCTTTTCCGACGGCCTTCGCATGGAAATCGGCCAGAAGCACAACATCCGGGTTACCTGCATCCAGCCAGGCGCCGTCGCTACCGAACTCTACGATCACATTACCGACGCCCGCTACCGGCAGCAGATGGATGATCTCGCCAAGCAGATGACGTTCCTGCAAGGCTCCGACATCGGTGACACCATCGTCTTTGCCGCGCAGGCCCCCGCTCACGTGAATGTTGCGGAGCTCTTCGTGCTGCCGGTCGAACAGGGTTGGTAA
- a CDS encoding class II aldolase/adducin family protein has product MTATDLEARQAIIDACIQMNALGINQGTSGNISRRHGEGMLISPTSTPYDTLTPEDIVFMAWDGGVDGRLPPSSEWRFHLDIMKARPEVNAVVHAHPTYSTTIAIMGRKIPAIHYMVAVGGGSDIRCAPYATFGTAELSAHAVEALRDRKACLLAQHGMIAVGSSLSQAMWLAVEVETLARQYHGALQIGEPPVLSDEEIENVIKRMASYGLRDNEAAA; this is encoded by the coding sequence ATGACCGCTACGGACCTGGAGGCGCGCCAGGCAATCATCGACGCCTGCATCCAGATGAACGCGCTGGGCATCAACCAGGGCACTTCCGGCAACATCAGCCGGCGCCACGGCGAGGGCATGCTGATCTCGCCGACCAGCACGCCTTACGACACGCTGACGCCCGAGGACATCGTCTTCATGGCCTGGGATGGCGGGGTCGACGGACGCCTGCCGCCGTCGAGCGAATGGCGCTTCCATCTCGACATCATGAAGGCGCGTCCGGAGGTCAACGCGGTCGTTCACGCGCATCCGACCTACAGCACGACGATCGCCATCATGGGCAGGAAAATACCGGCGATCCATTACATGGTCGCGGTCGGCGGCGGCAGCGACATACGCTGCGCGCCCTACGCTACCTTCGGCACGGCGGAGCTTTCGGCGCATGCGGTGGAGGCGTTGCGCGACCGCAAGGCCTGCCTGCTTGCCCAGCACGGCATGATCGCCGTCGGATCGAGCCTCAGCCAGGCCATGTGGCTTGCCGTCGAGGTCGAGACGTTGGCGCGCCAGTATCACGGCGCCCTGCAGATCGGCGAGCCGCCGGTGCTGTCGGACGAGGAGATCGAAAACGTCATCAAGCGCATGGCGAGCTACGGCCTGCGCGACAATGAGGCCGCTGCCTGA
- a CDS encoding carbohydrate kinase family protein gives MPQFDVSSIGFYVLDILGRPVSRIPDGGRADYIEEIRMTVAGTAGATGMDCAILGLKTRAVTTLGTDDMGDWFLAKLKKYGLETNLVRRDGRVQTSSTILPVRPNGERPALHVPGTATLFEVAEADLDAALDATVVHVGGTGLLKRFDGEPTVRLLKRAKELGRITTFDLIQATPETWKLVEPCLPYIDYFVPSIDESGEMAHDRDPARVAAFFKARGVKNCILTLGADGVHVSPEHSEDFHLPAFEVQVLDTTGCGDSFTAGIIVGIVKGWDLKQSARFASAVAAKVAMGLGSDGKLVSFDDTIAAMNSLPVKTLKVEAA, from the coding sequence ATGCCACAATTCGACGTCAGCTCGATCGGCTTCTACGTCCTCGACATCCTGGGACGCCCGGTCTCGCGCATCCCCGACGGCGGCCGCGCCGACTATATCGAGGAGATCCGCATGACGGTTGCCGGCACGGCCGGCGCGACCGGTATGGACTGCGCGATCCTCGGCCTGAAGACCCGCGCCGTCACCACGCTCGGCACCGACGATATGGGCGACTGGTTCCTCGCCAAGCTGAAGAAGTACGGGTTGGAGACGAATCTCGTGCGCCGCGACGGCCGCGTCCAGACCTCGTCCACCATTCTGCCGGTGCGGCCGAATGGCGAGCGTCCAGCGCTGCATGTGCCGGGCACCGCCACTTTGTTCGAGGTCGCCGAGGCCGATCTCGACGCCGCGCTCGACGCGACCGTCGTCCATGTCGGCGGCACCGGCCTCCTGAAGCGTTTTGATGGCGAGCCCACGGTCAGGCTGTTGAAGCGCGCCAAGGAGCTTGGCCGCATCACCACCTTCGACCTCATCCAGGCGACCCCCGAAACGTGGAAGCTGGTCGAGCCTTGCCTGCCCTACATCGACTATTTCGTGCCGAGCATCGACGAGTCCGGCGAGATGGCGCATGACCGCGATCCAGCCCGCGTCGCCGCCTTCTTCAAGGCAAGGGGCGTGAAGAACTGCATTCTCACGCTTGGCGCCGATGGCGTGCATGTCTCGCCCGAGCATAGCGAGGATTTCCATCTGCCGGCCTTCGAGGTCCAGGTGTTGGACACCACGGGCTGCGGCGATTCCTTCACTGCCGGTATCATCGTCGGCATCGTCAAGGGCTGGGACCTCAAGCAGTCAGCGCGCTTTGCCAGCGCCGTCGCCGCCAAAGTGGCGATGGGGCTCGGCTCCGACGGCAAACTCGTTTCGTTCGACGACACGATCGCGGCGATGAATTCTCTCCCGGTCAAGACATTAAAGGTGGAAGCAGCATGA
- a CDS encoding Atu4866 domain-containing protein — MNSPHKSTSTPDRTHPYVGLWITADGQIRHNLLSNGRYDEARARRESAYQGRYEISGNHIDYWDDTGFTADGEFRDGVLYHAGMVLHRDCKIPR; from the coding sequence ATGAATAGCCCACACAAGTCAACTTCCACGCCCGACAGAACGCATCCCTATGTCGGGCTATGGATCACCGCAGACGGCCAAATTCGCCACAACCTGCTTTCGAACGGTCGCTATGACGAGGCGCGCGCCCGTCGAGAAAGTGCTTACCAGGGCCGATACGAGATCAGTGGCAACCACATCGATTATTGGGATGACACCGGCTTCACAGCCGATGGTGAGTTCAGAGATGGAGTCCTCTACCATGCTGGCATGGTGCTCCATCGAGACTGTAAAATTCCGCGTTAG
- a CDS encoding sugar ABC transporter ATP-binding protein yields the protein MQTAKRDIAVSMRGISKRFGPVRALENANLEIARGSILGLVGQNGAGKSTIIKVLAGIIKPDSGSIVINGEAVTSLTPASVEKLGVHFIHQDRLLVPTATIGEAVFLGREIGLGPFVSRRAMERKAADLLKRFFGMELPSGTLVKDLTTAQQKVVQITRALAQKASVLVLDEPTAALVKREVDSLFDVLRRLRNDGIAVVFISHYMQEIEKLCDRVTVMRNGTDVGTIDPRETSIDDIISMMIARDVGEMFPKRTVTLGEPVLEVASLRLGGSFEKIGFDVRAGEIVGLTGLLGSGAKEIVQCLFGLQTADGGSIKVEGRQLSLSTPVRAVRDGIAMLPEDRRAHGVALGLSVRENISLASLRRYSKVGFVRRGAENQIIDGLIKELSIKTPHRDALVRELSGGNQQKVAIAKWLSCQSRVYVLDEPTVAVDVGAKVEIYNLLNRLADEGAAILLLSSDLLELVGVCDRVLVVYRGRLAGSFSGPAMNSDALLAASSGARPNADGVAA from the coding sequence ATGCAGACAGCAAAGCGTGACATTGCTGTGTCGATGAGGGGCATATCGAAACGGTTCGGTCCGGTGCGCGCCTTGGAAAACGCGAACCTCGAGATCGCGCGCGGCTCGATCCTCGGCCTTGTCGGCCAGAACGGCGCCGGCAAGTCGACGATCATCAAGGTGCTGGCCGGCATCATCAAGCCGGACAGCGGCAGCATCGTCATCAACGGCGAGGCCGTCACCTCGCTCACGCCGGCTTCAGTCGAAAAGCTCGGCGTGCACTTCATCCACCAGGACAGGCTCCTGGTGCCGACCGCGACCATCGGCGAAGCCGTGTTCCTCGGCCGTGAAATCGGCCTCGGCCCGTTCGTCAGCCGCCGCGCCATGGAGCGCAAGGCCGCGGACCTGTTGAAGCGGTTCTTCGGCATGGAGCTGCCGTCGGGAACGCTGGTCAAGGACCTGACCACGGCGCAGCAGAAGGTGGTGCAGATCACCCGCGCGCTGGCGCAGAAGGCGTCGGTGCTGGTGCTCGACGAGCCGACGGCGGCACTGGTCAAGCGCGAGGTGGACAGCCTGTTCGACGTGCTGCGCCGGCTGCGCAACGACGGCATCGCCGTAGTCTTCATTTCCCACTACATGCAGGAGATCGAAAAACTCTGCGACCGTGTCACCGTGATGCGCAACGGCACGGATGTCGGAACCATCGATCCGCGCGAGACCTCGATTGACGACATCATCTCGATGATGATCGCCCGCGATGTTGGCGAGATGTTTCCCAAGCGCACGGTCACTCTCGGAGAGCCGGTGCTGGAAGTCGCCAGCCTGCGGCTCGGCGGCAGCTTCGAGAAGATCGGCTTCGACGTCCGCGCCGGCGAGATTGTCGGCCTCACCGGCTTGCTCGGCTCCGGCGCCAAGGAAATTGTCCAGTGCCTGTTCGGCCTGCAGACGGCCGATGGCGGCTCCATCAAGGTGGAGGGACGGCAGCTGTCGCTGTCGACGCCGGTCAGGGCCGTGCGGGATGGCATCGCCATGCTGCCGGAAGACCGGCGCGCGCACGGCGTCGCGCTTGGCCTGTCGGTGCGCGAAAACATTTCGCTCGCCAGCCTGCGCCGCTATTCGAAAGTCGGCTTCGTCCGTCGCGGCGCCGAGAACCAGATCATCGACGGCCTGATCAAAGAGCTCTCGATCAAGACGCCGCATCGCGACGCGCTGGTGCGCGAGCTCTCAGGCGGCAACCAGCAGAAAGTGGCGATCGCCAAATGGCTGAGCTGCCAGTCGCGCGTCTATGTGCTGGACGAGCCGACGGTGGCGGTCGATGTCGGCGCCAAGGTCGAAATCTACAATCTGTTGAACCGGCTGGCGGACGAGGGCGCGGCGATCCTGCTTCTGTCTTCGGATCTGTTGGAGTTGGTCGGCGTCTGTGACCGTGTGCTGGTCGTCTATCGCGGCCGGCTTGCCGGCAGCTTCTCCGGCCCTGCGATGAACAGCGACGCGCTGCTGGCGGCTTCGTCCGGCGCCCGCCCGAACGCCGATGGGGTGGCCGCATGA
- a CDS encoding helix-turn-helix domain-containing protein, whose product MAFEEDKKPDAPPDRTSPQGHEKYIAGRTLISGDGPAWRDMFVQVFSRLTMQEPFLVPAVAEPLIVWVMSGEALVEERELGGEWMANRVAVGDFFLTRSATPYELRWVAKGDEPFQVMHLYLSVPLFERVAEELSGKATLGLRDISGGRDEQLSHLLALIHRELTAEGAGSALFIQGLAQSLAVHLVRHYASWENGGRRQSALPGAKLRRAIAFMEAHLQEPFDLAQVARGVGMSEFHFSRLFKKATGLSPSHHFIRQRVARAQRLLQETDTSIIEVAMAVGYTSPSHFAQIFRRETGLSPRDYRRD is encoded by the coding sequence ATGGCCTTCGAAGAAGACAAGAAGCCCGATGCACCTCCCGATCGCACCTCGCCGCAGGGCCATGAGAAGTACATTGCCGGCCGCACGCTGATCAGCGGCGATGGTCCTGCGTGGAGGGACATGTTCGTGCAGGTCTTCTCTCGTCTCACGATGCAAGAGCCGTTCCTGGTTCCGGCGGTTGCTGAACCATTGATCGTGTGGGTGATGTCAGGGGAAGCGCTGGTCGAGGAGCGCGAACTGGGAGGCGAATGGATGGCCAACCGGGTAGCCGTCGGAGATTTCTTCCTCACGCGCTCAGCGACACCATATGAACTGCGCTGGGTTGCCAAGGGCGACGAGCCGTTTCAGGTCATGCATCTCTATCTCTCGGTTCCATTGTTTGAACGAGTGGCGGAGGAGCTATCAGGCAAAGCTACGCTGGGCCTGCGTGACATCTCCGGCGGCCGGGACGAGCAATTATCTCACCTGCTGGCGCTCATTCACCGCGAATTGACCGCGGAAGGCGCGGGCAGTGCCCTTTTCATCCAGGGATTGGCGCAAAGTCTGGCTGTTCATTTGGTCCGGCACTACGCGTCTTGGGAAAACGGAGGGCGCCGGCAAAGCGCTCTTCCAGGGGCGAAACTGCGCCGGGCAATCGCCTTCATGGAGGCGCACCTGCAGGAGCCATTTGATCTGGCCCAGGTGGCGCGGGGCGTTGGCATGAGCGAGTTCCACTTCAGCCGCTTGTTCAAGAAGGCGACGGGACTTTCGCCATCTCATCACTTCATCCGTCAGCGCGTCGCCAGAGCGCAGAGATTGCTGCAGGAGACCGATACCAGCATCATCGAGGTTGCAATGGCCGTCGGCTACACCAGCCCCAGTCATTTCGCCCAGATATTCCGCCGCGAAACGGGGCTATCGCCCCGGGACTATCGCCGTGACTGA
- a CDS encoding flavin reductase family protein, translating to MKEIPASQAYHLLEPGPIVLVTTSHKGTPNVMTMGFHMMIQHAPPLIGCVVGPWDYSQRALKETGECVIAIPTIDLAEIVVDIGNCSGDSVDKFQRFGLKTRPAKEVKAPLLANCLANIECRVANSSLVDTYNLFILEAKRIWIDEARTERRMLHHRGDGSFMVDGALLDLSDRMTKWRQLP from the coding sequence ATGAAAGAGATACCTGCTTCTCAGGCCTACCACCTCCTCGAACCGGGACCGATCGTTCTGGTGACGACGAGCCACAAGGGGACGCCGAACGTAATGACCATGGGGTTCCATATGATGATCCAGCATGCGCCACCGCTGATCGGCTGCGTCGTCGGGCCCTGGGACTACAGCCAGCGGGCGTTGAAAGAAACCGGTGAATGCGTCATCGCCATTCCAACAATCGATCTGGCCGAGATCGTTGTCGACATCGGCAATTGCTCCGGCGATTCCGTAGACAAGTTTCAGCGTTTTGGGCTGAAGACGCGCCCGGCAAAAGAGGTGAAGGCCCCGTTGCTCGCTAACTGCCTGGCCAATATCGAATGCCGGGTCGCCAACTCGAGCCTTGTCGATACCTACAACCTGTTCATCCTCGAGGCGAAACGGATCTGGATTGATGAAGCCCGGACAGAACGCCGGATGCTGCATCACCGCGGTGACGGCAGTTTCATGGTCGACGGAGCCCTGCTTGATCTAAGCGACCGCATGACGAAGTGGCGGCAATTGCCATAA
- a CDS encoding SDR family NAD(P)-dependent oxidoreductase, with product MTILPEAKGKTALVTGASRGIGRALAKGLADAGFDVAITDLPSQAGDLAVTKSEIEAAGRKAFVYTMDVSKKKDIEATAQALLKSAGGIDVLVNNAGILKPSLLQDLDEANWNAHFDVNAKGVLMMCQAVLPHMRAKKSGRVINIASIAGRQGVPTQGHYAATKAVVITLTRVLAQEVGMDGVTVNAICPGIILTEMGKNNLGSEAAVRHWEDVAALKRLGTPEDVVGPVLFFASDLSAFVTGQALNVDGGIYYH from the coding sequence ATGACCATTCTCCCCGAAGCCAAAGGCAAGACGGCCCTCGTTACCGGCGCCAGCCGCGGCATCGGCAGGGCACTTGCCAAGGGGCTGGCCGATGCGGGCTTCGACGTCGCCATCACTGACCTGCCTTCGCAGGCGGGTGATCTTGCGGTGACGAAGAGCGAGATCGAGGCGGCCGGCCGCAAGGCCTTTGTCTACACGATGGACGTCAGCAAGAAAAAGGACATCGAGGCAACCGCGCAAGCGCTGCTCAAGAGCGCGGGCGGCATCGACGTGCTGGTCAACAATGCCGGCATCCTGAAGCCCAGCCTGCTCCAGGATCTGGACGAGGCCAACTGGAATGCGCATTTCGATGTCAACGCCAAGGGCGTGCTGATGATGTGCCAGGCGGTGCTGCCGCACATGCGGGCCAAAAAATCGGGCAGGGTGATCAATATCGCCTCAATCGCCGGCCGTCAGGGTGTGCCGACGCAGGGTCACTACGCAGCAACCAAGGCCGTCGTGATCACGCTGACTAGGGTGCTGGCGCAAGAAGTCGGCATGGACGGCGTCACCGTCAATGCCATCTGCCCCGGCATCATCCTGACCGAGATGGGTAAGAACAATCTGGGCAGCGAAGCGGCGGTTCGCCATTGGGAGGACGTCGCGGCGCTGAAGCGTCTTGGCACCCCGGAGGACGTCGTCGGGCCGGTCCTGTTCTTCGCTTCCGATCTTTCCGCTTTCGTCACTGGGCAGGCGCTCAACGTCGACGGCGGCATCTATTACCACTGA
- a CDS encoding ABC transporter permease has protein sequence MSVSAHDNTRTSLRAFLAKYSVLIAFVAIVIFFAVASPTFLTPANLFNVLVNNFVMLAIVALGLTIVISSGGIDLSVGVSVDMASMIFVMLLAAGYSGVVGVAGGLGAALIVGILNAILITRLNISPFLATLGVLFIGQSTQQLATSGGQPIYLTSGYAADQFNVIARTALFGVPTPVIVLIVLAVAVHLLLHRSVFGRYVQAMGAQPGVAWYSGIRVPRELSMVHVLCALLAGVTGILLSATVKSYVPLSGNAFLLDAIGATFIGTTLSRERKPSVIGTLLGVLLLAIVKNGLLLVGWNFYWQQVGIGVLVFLVLAASFGLRRAAH, from the coding sequence ATGAGCGTCTCCGCCCACGACAACACCAGAACGAGCCTGCGCGCCTTCCTCGCCAAATACAGCGTGCTCATCGCCTTTGTCGCCATTGTCATCTTCTTCGCCGTGGCGAGCCCGACCTTCCTGACGCCGGCCAACCTCTTCAACGTGCTGGTCAACAACTTCGTCATGCTCGCGATCGTGGCGCTGGGCCTCACCATCGTCATCTCGTCGGGCGGCATCGATCTCTCGGTCGGCGTGTCCGTCGACATGGCAAGCATGATCTTCGTCATGCTTCTGGCCGCCGGCTACAGCGGCGTGGTCGGCGTCGCCGGCGGACTTGGCGCCGCTTTGATCGTCGGCATTCTCAACGCGATCCTGATCACCAGGCTCAACATCAGCCCGTTCCTGGCGACGCTCGGCGTGCTCTTCATCGGCCAGAGCACGCAGCAGCTTGCCACCAGCGGCGGCCAGCCGATCTATCTCACAAGCGGTTATGCGGCAGACCAGTTCAACGTCATCGCCCGCACCGCTCTGTTCGGCGTGCCGACCCCGGTGATCGTGCTGATCGTCCTGGCGGTCGCGGTCCATCTCCTGCTGCATCGCTCGGTGTTCGGCCGCTATGTCCAGGCCATGGGCGCGCAGCCGGGCGTGGCCTGGTATTCCGGCATCCGCGTGCCGCGCGAATTGTCGATGGTGCATGTGCTGTGTGCACTGCTCGCTGGCGTCACCGGCATACTCTTGTCGGCGACGGTGAAGTCCTATGTGCCGCTCTCCGGCAACGCCTTCCTGCTCGACGCGATCGGCGCCACCTTCATCGGCACGACGCTGAGCCGCGAGCGCAAGCCCTCGGTCATCGGCACGCTGCTCGGCGTGTTGCTTCTCGCCATCGTCAAGAACGGGCTGCTGCTGGTGGGCTGGAATTTCTACTGGCAGCAGGTCGGCATCGGCGTGCTCGTCTTCCTGGTGCTGGCCGCGAGCTTCGGCCTGCGCCGCGCCGCTCACTGA